In Herbinix luporum, a single window of DNA contains:
- a CDS encoding glutamine synthetase III family protein, whose protein sequence is MSERLTDIFGIDVFNETVMLERLPRKVYYALKKTIENGEDLDPYVAEVVASAMKEWAIERGATHYSHWFQPMTGVTAQKHDSFLSTTRDGKVIMEFSGKELIKGEPDASSFPSGGLRATFEARGYTAWDCTSPAFLRRDALGVTLCIPTAFCSYNGEALDMKTPLLRSMEALSIQAVRILKLFGHDDVKQVSPSVGAEQEYFLIDKAKYLKRDDLIYSGRTLFGAMPPKGQELEDHYFGSIKERVASFMKEINIELWKMGVTAKTQHNEAAPAQYELAPIFTTANIATDHNQLVMEYMKRVANRHNLACLLHEKPFAGVNGSGKHNNWSMITDTGKNLLDPGKTPHENIQFLLFLVAVIKAVDLHADLLRLSAANPGNDHRLGEDEAPPAIISIYIGTQLEDVLNQIMKNGEAKTCMKGGRLNVGVHTIPELYKDAADRNRTSPFAFTGNKFEFRMVGASMSVATANTIINTIVADVLSDMADELEKAEDINLAIHQLIKRTITEHHRIIYSGNGYSKEWVEEAKRRGLPNIKSMVEAIDSLVTDKAIKLFGKHKVFSESELVSRRDILYDSYSKAINIEAKTMIRMASVQYIPAVIKYTKMLADSINSVKAAMPEADISVQEELLMESSKLLSEARFALNNLKKLVEEAAGSLNGAERARFYYYEIVPAMKALRSPIDKLECIVDKDLWPLPSYGDLLYEL, encoded by the coding sequence ATGTCAGAAAGATTAACTGATATTTTCGGCATTGACGTATTTAACGAAACGGTAATGTTAGAAAGACTGCCAAGGAAAGTCTATTATGCTCTTAAAAAGACCATAGAAAATGGAGAAGACTTAGACCCCTATGTAGCAGAGGTTGTGGCAAGTGCAATGAAGGAATGGGCCATAGAGCGGGGAGCAACCCATTATAGCCATTGGTTTCAGCCCATGACCGGAGTTACTGCACAAAAGCATGATTCTTTTCTTTCTACTACCAGAGACGGGAAAGTTATAATGGAGTTTTCGGGAAAAGAATTAATTAAGGGAGAACCGGATGCCTCTTCATTTCCCTCAGGGGGGCTACGTGCCACATTTGAAGCTAGAGGTTATACTGCTTGGGACTGTACTTCTCCGGCCTTTTTAAGAAGGGATGCTTTAGGTGTAACCCTATGTATTCCTACTGCCTTTTGCTCATATAACGGTGAGGCACTGGATATGAAGACACCTCTGCTTAGATCCATGGAGGCTCTAAGTATACAGGCTGTCCGTATCCTAAAACTTTTTGGCCATGATGACGTGAAACAGGTTAGCCCCTCGGTGGGAGCTGAGCAGGAGTATTTTCTGATTGATAAAGCTAAATACTTAAAGCGGGATGATCTTATATATTCAGGAAGAACTTTATTTGGTGCCATGCCTCCTAAAGGTCAGGAACTGGAAGATCATTATTTTGGATCTATTAAAGAGCGGGTAGCTTCCTTTATGAAGGAAATAAATATTGAACTGTGGAAGATGGGTGTAACTGCTAAAACACAGCATAATGAGGCTGCTCCTGCACAATATGAATTGGCACCGATTTTTACTACGGCCAATATTGCTACCGACCATAACCAACTGGTTATGGAGTACATGAAAAGAGTAGCAAATCGTCATAATTTAGCATGTTTGCTCCATGAAAAACCCTTTGCCGGGGTAAATGGATCAGGAAAGCATAATAACTGGTCTATGATTACCGATACCGGTAAAAATCTACTTGATCCCGGTAAAACACCCCATGAAAACATTCAATTTTTACTATTTTTAGTTGCGGTAATAAAAGCTGTTGATCTTCATGCAGATCTTCTTAGATTATCAGCTGCAAATCCGGGCAATGACCATAGGCTTGGAGAAGATGAGGCTCCTCCTGCCATTATATCTATCTATATAGGTACCCAGCTTGAGGATGTCTTAAACCAGATAATGAAGAACGGTGAAGCTAAAACATGTATGAAAGGTGGCAGACTAAATGTAGGGGTTCATACAATTCCCGAACTATATAAGGATGCTGCCGACAGAAATCGCACTTCTCCTTTTGCCTTTACCGGTAATAAATTTGAATTTAGAATGGTTGGGGCTTCTATGTCAGTGGCAACAGCCAATACCATAATTAATACTATAGTGGCTGATGTCCTAAGTGATATGGCTGATGAACTAGAAAAGGCCGAGGACATAAATTTAGCCATTCATCAGTTGATAAAAAGAACCATAACTGAGCATCACCGAATAATATATAGCGGAAACGGATATTCAAAAGAATGGGTAGAGGAGGCTAAAAGACGGGGACTGCCCAATATAAAATCTATGGTAGAGGCTATAGATAGCTTAGTTACCGATAAAGCTATTAAATTATTCGGAAAGCATAAGGTATTTTCAGAATCTGAGCTGGTTTCACGAAGGGATATTTTATACGATTCATATTCTAAAGCTATTAATATTGAAGCTAAGACCATGATTCGGATGGCAAGCGTTCAATATATACCTGCTGTGATTAAATATACAAAGATGCTGGCCGATTCTATTAATAGTGTAAAGGCAGCAATGCCTGAGGCTGATATATCGGTACAAGAAGAACTACTTATGGAAAGCTCAAAGCTTTTATCAGAGGCAAGGTTTGCCTTAAATAACTTAAAAAAACTGGTAGAAGAGGCAGCAGGAAGCCTTAATGGGGCAGAAAGAGCAAGGTTTTATTATTATGAAATTGTACCTGCCATGAAGGCTCTTCGTTCACCTATTGATAAGCTGGAGTGTATAGTAGATAAGGATTTATGGCCGCTTCCCTCATATGGAGATCTTTTATACGAATTATAA
- a CDS encoding YesL family protein, with protein MGNLFNMDNPFFQALSKLCDMLFISIAYIFLCIPIITIGPATTALYYAVVKVIRRERGYIFREFFKSFRLNFKKGAIIGIVLTFVFIILGFDLVYAWGLTEPDSSKGSLLMGVFIGITFLAVSFSIYVFPILSRFDMTVKQLFKAASYMSMRHIPYTLLMILVNALVVVIVIFVFPFIFIAPATATLINSLMMERIFKKYMPESDGPGEETGKDEWYLE; from the coding sequence ATGGGTAATTTATTTAATATGGATAATCCGTTTTTCCAAGCGCTTAGTAAATTATGTGATATGCTTTTTATAAGTATCGCCTATATATTCTTATGCATTCCTATAATTACAATAGGACCTGCAACTACAGCCTTATATTATGCGGTTGTAAAGGTTATACGCAGGGAAAGAGGATATATTTTCAGGGAGTTTTTCAAGTCATTTAGATTGAATTTTAAAAAGGGAGCCATTATAGGTATTGTGCTTACTTTTGTCTTTATAATCCTTGGCTTTGATCTTGTGTATGCATGGGGACTTACAGAGCCGGACAGTAGTAAAGGTTCTCTTTTGATGGGGGTATTTATAGGAATTACATTTTTGGCAGTTAGCTTTTCCATCTATGTATTCCCTATTCTTTCAAGATTTGATATGACAGTAAAGCAGCTTTTTAAGGCGGCTTCTTATATGTCTATGAGACATATACCATATACTTTACTTATGATTTTAGTTAATGCTTTAGTGGTAGTCATTGTCATTTTCGTTTTCCCATTTATTTTTATTGCTCCGGCAACGGCTACACTAATTAACTCTCTTATGATGGAGAGGATATTTAAGAAATATATGCCAGAATCAGATGGTCCCGGAGAAGAAACCGGTAAGGATGAATGGTATCTGGAGTAA
- the rbr gene encoding rubrerythrin, giving the protein MKNLRGTKTLENLMKSFAGESQARMRYTYYASVAGKEGYKQIQNIFLETAENEKEHAKVFMKLALQYLDGENPAPVEINATYPFAYGDTVANLKAAAAGEHEESEVDYPAFAKIAKEEGFDEIAERFLLIADVEKHHEERYLKLLENIENGTVFKKDGKVFWKCLNCGYVHEGDAAPIECPACKHSQAYFQLLDDCF; this is encoded by the coding sequence ATGAAGAATTTAAGAGGTACTAAAACTTTAGAAAATTTAATGAAGTCTTTTGCTGGGGAATCTCAGGCAAGAATGAGATACACATATTATGCTTCTGTTGCAGGTAAAGAGGGTTATAAACAGATTCAAAATATTTTCTTGGAGACTGCTGAAAATGAGAAGGAGCATGCAAAAGTCTTCATGAAATTGGCATTACAATATCTTGACGGTGAAAATCCTGCACCGGTTGAAATTAATGCTACATATCCTTTTGCTTATGGTGATACTGTTGCTAACTTAAAGGCTGCGGCAGCGGGAGAGCATGAGGAAAGTGAAGTAGATTATCCGGCTTTTGCCAAGATTGCCAAAGAAGAAGGATTTGATGAAATAGCAGAGCGTTTCCTTTTAATTGCCGATGTAGAAAAGCATCATGAGGAAAGATACCTGAAACTCTTAGAAAATATTGAAAACGGTACTGTATTTAAGAAAGACGGTAAGGTATTCTGGAAATGTTTAAATTGCGGTTATGTTCATGAAGGGGATGCTGCTCCTATTGAGTGTCCTGCATGTAAGCATTCCCAGGCATATTTCCAGCTACTGGATGATTGTTTCTAA
- a CDS encoding DUF1015 domain-containing protein, whose protein sequence is MARVKPFRCIRPAKELAHRIAALPYDVYSRKEAKEEIGREPLSFLRIDRAETNFSDDVDTYDPKVYDKAKELLDEMINDGSFISDNEECYYVYEQVMDGRAQTGLVACSSIDDYINNVIKKHENTREEKELDRIKHVDICNAQTGPIFLAYRSQARINDVIDKVKKEEALYYFTSADGIGHHVWRISDKEQIEIIQNSFSNLQDLYIADGHHRAASAVKVGLKRREDNPGYTGDEEFNSFLTVLFPHDQLKILPYNRTVKDLNGYSSEEFINKLESAFIVEKLGRNPYAPDKKGEFGMFLEGMWYRLKAKEDITGSKDPVKALDVSILQDYLLGPILGIADPRTDNRIDFIGGIRGLIELERRVSTDMKVAFSMYPTSIEELFAVSDAGKLMPPKSTWFEPKLRSGLFIHSLD, encoded by the coding sequence ATGGCAAGAGTAAAACCCTTTCGGTGTATAAGGCCAGCAAAAGAACTTGCACATAGGATAGCTGCTCTTCCTTATGATGTTTATAGCAGAAAAGAAGCTAAGGAGGAAATTGGCAGGGAACCCCTATCCTTTTTAAGGATTGACAGGGCAGAGACTAATTTTAGTGATGATGTGGATACCTATGATCCTAAGGTATACGATAAGGCAAAAGAACTGCTGGATGAAATGATTAATGACGGCAGTTTTATTTCTGATAATGAAGAGTGTTACTATGTATATGAGCAAGTGATGGATGGCCGGGCCCAGACAGGCTTAGTAGCTTGTTCATCCATAGATGATTATATTAATAATGTAATTAAAAAACATGAAAATACTAGGGAAGAAAAAGAGCTTGACAGGATAAAACATGTAGATATTTGTAATGCCCAGACAGGGCCTATATTTTTAGCTTACCGCTCACAGGCAAGAATAAATGATGTAATTGATAAAGTTAAGAAAGAAGAAGCTCTTTATTACTTCACATCGGCAGATGGAATTGGACATCATGTATGGAGAATTTCAGACAAAGAACAGATTGAGATAATACAAAATAGCTTTAGTAATTTACAGGACTTATATATTGCAGATGGCCATCATAGGGCGGCTTCTGCTGTTAAAGTTGGCTTAAAAAGAAGAGAAGATAATCCGGGATATACAGGGGATGAGGAATTTAATAGCTTTTTGACTGTATTATTTCCCCATGATCAACTAAAAATCTTGCCCTATAACAGAACCGTTAAGGATTTAAACGGATATAGCAGCGAAGAGTTTATTAATAAACTAGAGTCTGCTTTTATTGTAGAAAAGTTAGGAAGGAATCCATATGCCCCCGATAAAAAAGGGGAATTTGGTATGTTTTTGGAGGGAATGTGGTACAGGCTAAAGGCAAAGGAAGATATTACAGGCAGTAAGGATCCTGTAAAAGCCTTAGATGTATCTATTCTTCAGGATTATTTATTAGGCCCTATTTTAGGCATAGCAGATCCCAGAACTGATAATAGAATTGACTTTATAGGGGGAATTCGGGGACTTATCGAACTTGAAAGGAGAGTATCCACGGATATGAAGGTGGCATTTTCTATGTATCCTACATCCATAGAAGAGCTTTTTGCCGTATCTGACGCCGGAAAACTTATGCCCCCAAAATCCACTTGGTTTGAACCTAAACTTAGAAGTGGCCTATTTATTCATTCCTTAGATTGA
- a CDS encoding phosphoglycerate dehydrogenase yields the protein MKYSCLNPIAPIGLNIFSDSYENTDNVDEADVILVRSASMHDMEFSDNLKAIARAGAGYNNIPIEKCAEKGIVVFNTPGANANGVKELVIAGLILASRDIIGGVNWVQSIKDQPDVAKLVEKGKKQFVGKELKGKKLGVIGLGAIGVLVANAATHLGMTVYGYDPFISVDRAWSLSRSVIHVKNREDIYRDCDYITVHTPLIEDDDPNSNTKEMINKESIGKMKDGVVILNFSRGLLVNDNDMEEALKSGKVAKYVTDFPNDKTANMEGVIAIPHLGASTEESEDNCAMMAVKQLMDYIENGNIKNSVNFPNCDAGECVSEGRITILHRNIPKMLTQFTAAISVLDVNIANLVNKSRGNYAYTVIDVDTSVNGEVVKKLKDIEGVLKVRVVK from the coding sequence ATGAAGTATAGCTGTCTTAACCCCATTGCACCGATAGGCTTGAATATTTTTTCAGACAGTTATGAAAATACAGATAATGTAGATGAAGCTGATGTTATTCTGGTAAGAAGTGCAAGTATGCATGATATGGAATTTTCAGATAACCTAAAGGCCATAGCAAGAGCCGGAGCAGGTTATAATAATATACCAATCGAAAAATGTGCAGAAAAGGGTATAGTGGTATTTAACACACCGGGGGCTAATGCTAACGGTGTTAAAGAATTAGTAATTGCAGGTCTTATATTGGCCTCCCGTGATATAATAGGGGGAGTTAACTGGGTTCAGTCCATAAAGGACCAACCGGATGTGGCTAAACTAGTTGAAAAAGGCAAGAAGCAATTTGTCGGTAAGGAGTTAAAGGGAAAGAAGCTGGGAGTAATAGGTCTTGGAGCCATAGGGGTATTGGTGGCAAATGCCGCAACCCATTTAGGAATGACCGTATATGGCTACGATCCTTTTATTTCCGTAGACAGGGCTTGGAGCTTATCAAGAAGTGTTATTCATGTAAAGAACAGAGAAGATATATATAGAGATTGTGATTACATTACTGTACATACCCCTTTAATTGAGGATGATGACCCTAACAGCAATACTAAGGAAATGATTAATAAAGAATCCATAGGAAAGATGAAAGATGGGGTTGTTATACTGAATTTCTCCAGGGGACTTTTAGTAAATGACAATGATATGGAAGAAGCCTTAAAATCCGGTAAAGTGGCTAAATATGTAACGGATTTTCCTAATGATAAGACTGCAAATATGGAAGGGGTTATTGCTATCCCTCATCTGGGAGCTTCTACAGAAGAATCAGAAGATAATTGTGCCATGATGGCTGTAAAGCAGCTTATGGATTATATAGAGAACGGAAACATCAAAAATTCTGTGAATTTTCCTAACTGTGATGCAGGAGAATGTGTTTCTGAGGGACGGATAACTATTCTGCACAGAAATATTCCAAAAATGCTGACTCAGTTTACAGCGGCCATTTCTGTTTTGGATGTCAATATAGCAAACCTGGTCAATAAAAGTAGAGGAAACTATGCTTATACTGTAATTGATGTAGATACATCAGTAAATGGTGAAGTAGTTAAAAAGCTAAAAGACATTGAAGGTGTGCTAAAAGTTAGAGTGGTTAAATAG
- the serC gene encoding 3-phosphoserine/phosphohydroxythreonine transaminase, translating to MGRIYNFSAGPAVLPEEVLKEAAEEMLDYNGYGMSVMEMSHRSKAFEGIINEAEKDLRELMNIPDNYKVLFLQGGASQQFAAVPMNLMKNKVADYIITGQWAKKAYQEALIYGKANAIASSADKTFSYIPDCSDLPISEEADYVYICENNTIYGTKYKTLPNTKGKPLVADLSSCILSEPIDVTKYGLIFAGVQKNVGPAGVVIVIIREDLISEDTLPATPTMLKYKIHADNKSLYNTPPAYGIYICGKVFKWIKNMGGLEAMKARNEKKAKILYDYLDQSKLFKGTVVKEDRSLMNVPFVTGDANLDAKFVKEAKAAGLENLKGHRTVGGMRASIYNAMPIEGVEALVDFMKKFEEENLS from the coding sequence ATGGGAAGAATTTATAATTTTTCAGCAGGTCCCGCTGTACTTCCTGAAGAGGTATTAAAGGAAGCAGCAGAGGAAATGCTTGATTACAATGGTTATGGAATGTCTGTTATGGAGATGAGTCATAGATCCAAGGCATTCGAGGGTATAATTAATGAAGCTGAGAAAGATTTAAGGGAACTTATGAATATTCCTGATAATTATAAGGTTTTGTTTCTGCAGGGTGGAGCCAGTCAGCAGTTTGCGGCAGTTCCGATGAATCTTATGAAGAATAAGGTGGCAGATTATATTATAACAGGGCAATGGGCTAAGAAAGCCTATCAGGAAGCCTTAATATATGGAAAGGCCAATGCCATTGCTTCTTCTGCAGACAAAACATTTTCCTACATACCCGATTGTTCTGATTTGCCTATATCAGAAGAGGCAGACTATGTTTATATTTGCGAGAATAATACCATCTACGGAACTAAATATAAAACACTTCCGAATACCAAGGGTAAACCCCTTGTTGCTGACTTATCCTCCTGTATCTTATCAGAACCGATTGATGTAACAAAATACGGTCTTATATTCGCAGGAGTTCAAAAGAATGTCGGACCTGCCGGTGTAGTTATTGTAATAATAAGAGAAGATTTAATAAGCGAAGATACATTACCTGCTACTCCCACCATGCTAAAATATAAAATTCATGCAGATAATAAATCCTTATATAATACTCCTCCGGCATACGGTATCTATATCTGCGGAAAGGTATTCAAATGGATTAAAAATATGGGTGGCCTTGAAGCTATGAAAGCAAGAAATGAGAAAAAGGCAAAAATCCTATACGATTACCTAGACCAAAGTAAATTATTTAAGGGAACTGTAGTAAAAGAAGACCGTTCCTTAATGAATGTACCCTTTGTAACAGGTGATGCTAATTTAGATGCCAAGTTTGTTAAGGAGGCAAAGGCTGCAGGCTTAGAGAACCTAAAAGGCCATAGAACTGTAGGTGGTATGAGAGCCAGCATATATAACGCCATGCCAATAGAAGGTGTTGAAGCCTTAGTGGATTTTATGAAGAAGTTTGAAGAGGAAAATTTGTCTTAA
- the ilvB gene encoding biosynthetic-type acetolactate synthase large subunit: protein MELNGSQIVIECLKEQGVDTVFGYPGGAILNIYDELYKHSDEIRHILTSHEQGAAHAADGYARATGKVGVCMATSGPGSTNLVTGIATAYMDSVPMVAITANVAVDYLGRDSFQETDIAGITMPITKHNFIVKDITKLADTLRRAFRIAQSGRPGPVLVDITKDVTAPSTKTKFERVEIPPIEPSRNQISADDLEAAVKMIKKSKKPFVFVGGGAVISNAYEELKEFVEKVDAPVADTLMGKGAFDGTDSRYTGMVGMHGTKASNLGITQCDLLIAIGVRFSDRVTGNAKKFARKAKILHIDIDPAEINKNVSAHQWIVGDVKEVLKRLNGMLEQQDHKEWLAQIGDLKEKFPLKYRKDILTGPYILEKLYELTEGKAIISTEVGQHQMWAAQFYKYTSPRTFITSGGLGTMGYGLGACIGAKIGRPDQKVINIAGDGCFRMNMNEIATATRYNIPIIEIIFNNRVLGMVRQWQTLFYGKRYSHTNLNDKVDFVKLAEAMGAKAYRISKPEEVEGVLKEALSLNEPVLIDCIIDCDEKVWPMVAPGAPIDEVFSEEDLTDK, encoded by the coding sequence ATGGAGTTAAATGGATCTCAAATTGTTATAGAATGTTTAAAAGAGCAGGGAGTTGATACTGTATTTGGCTATCCCGGCGGTGCCATATTAAATATTTACGATGAGCTTTATAAGCACAGTGACGAGATTAGGCATATTCTCACTTCTCATGAACAAGGGGCTGCCCATGCGGCGGACGGATATGCCAGAGCCACCGGTAAGGTAGGAGTCTGCATGGCAACTTCTGGTCCCGGTTCCACCAATTTAGTAACCGGTATAGCTACCGCTTATATGGACAGTGTTCCCATGGTTGCCATTACAGCCAATGTAGCCGTAGATTATCTGGGAAGAGACTCCTTTCAGGAGACAGATATAGCCGGTATAACCATGCCTATTACAAAGCATAACTTTATAGTTAAGGATATTACAAAACTGGCAGACACCTTAAGAAGGGCATTTCGTATAGCACAAAGCGGAAGGCCCGGCCCTGTCTTGGTTGATATTACAAAGGACGTAACTGCTCCTAGCACAAAGACAAAATTTGAAAGAGTAGAAATTCCCCCTATAGAGCCCAGTAGGAATCAGATTTCAGCCGATGATTTAGAGGCGGCAGTTAAAATGATTAAAAAGTCGAAAAAGCCCTTTGTTTTTGTAGGAGGCGGTGCCGTAATATCCAATGCCTATGAAGAATTGAAGGAATTTGTAGAAAAAGTAGATGCCCCTGTAGCAGATACCTTGATGGGTAAAGGTGCCTTTGACGGTACTGATTCTAGATATACAGGTATGGTAGGTATGCATGGAACCAAAGCCTCTAATCTTGGAATTACCCAATGTGATTTGCTTATAGCCATCGGTGTCAGATTTTCTGACAGAGTTACAGGGAATGCTAAGAAATTTGCCAGAAAGGCAAAAATTCTTCACATTGATATAGATCCGGCAGAAATTAATAAGAATGTTTCTGCCCATCAGTGGATTGTAGGTGACGTTAAAGAGGTTTTAAAAAGACTAAATGGGATGCTTGAGCAGCAGGACCATAAAGAATGGCTGGCTCAAATCGGTGACCTGAAGGAGAAATTCCCCTTAAAATACAGGAAAGATATCTTGACCGGACCTTATATCTTAGAGAAGCTATATGAACTTACAGAGGGGAAGGCAATAATTTCCACGGAGGTAGGCCAGCATCAGATGTGGGCAGCCCAGTTTTATAAATACACTTCACCCAGAACCTTTATTACATCCGGTGGATTAGGAACCATGGGTTATGGACTGGGGGCTTGTATAGGTGCAAAAATAGGCAGGCCTGATCAAAAAGTTATTAATATTGCCGGTGACGGTTGCTTTAGAATGAATATGAACGAAATTGCCACGGCAACCCGATATAATATTCCGATAATTGAAATAATATTTAATAACCGTGTCCTTGGAATGGTTCGTCAATGGCAGACCTTATTCTATGGAAAGAGATATTCTCACACCAATCTTAATGATAAGGTGGATTTTGTTAAACTGGCTGAGGCAATGGGGGCAAAGGCATATAGAATAAGCAAGCCTGAGGAAGTAGAAGGAGTATTAAAGGAAGCCTTATCATTAAATGAACCGGTTTTAATTGACTGTATAATTGACTGTGACGAGAAAGTATGGCCTATGGTAGCTCCGGGAGCTCCCATTGATGAGGTATTCTCAGAAGAGGATTTAACTGACAAATAA
- the ilvD gene encoding dihydroxy-acid dehydratase: MRSDAVKKGIKQAPHRSLFNALGFTKEELNKPLIGIVSSHNEIVPGHINLDKIVDAVKIGVAMAGGTPVVFPAIAVCDGIAMGHQGMKYSLVTRDLIADSTEAMAMAHQFDALVMVPNCDKNVPGLLMAAARLNIPTIFVSGGPMLAGRVKGKKTSLSSMFEAVGAYSAGKMTAEEVEEYENKVCASCGSCSGMYTANSMNCLTEAIGMGLKGNGTIPAVYSERIRLAKQAGMKIMELLEKDIRPRDIMTKEAFLNALTVDMALGCSTNTMLHLPAIAHEVGIDLNLDIANEISAKTPNLCHLAPAGPTYMEDLNEAGGVYAVMNELNKKGLIHTDLITVTGKTVGENINNCINYDPEVIRPIDNPYSQTGGIAVLKGNLAPDSGVVKRSAVAPEMLKHEGPARVFDCEEDAVEAILGGKINPGDVVVIRYEGPKGGPGMREMLNPTSAIMGMGLGSSVALITDGRFSGASRGACIGHVSPEAAVGGNIALVEEGDIISIDIENNALNFLVSDEELERRRANWQPRKPKITTGYLARYTAMVTSGNRGAILEVPKTD; the protein is encoded by the coding sequence ATGAGAAGTGATGCAGTAAAAAAAGGTATCAAACAAGCACCCCATAGATCATTATTTAATGCCTTGGGTTTTACCAAAGAAGAATTAAACAAACCACTAATAGGTATAGTAAGTTCACATAATGAGATTGTTCCGGGACATATTAATCTTGATAAAATAGTAGACGCTGTAAAAATAGGTGTCGCCATGGCCGGGGGTACGCCGGTAGTATTTCCTGCCATAGCGGTTTGTGACGGAATTGCTATGGGACACCAGGGGATGAAATATTCATTGGTGACCAGGGATTTGATTGCGGATTCTACTGAAGCTATGGCTATGGCCCATCAATTTGATGCCTTGGTTATGGTACCAAATTGTGATAAAAACGTACCTGGCTTATTAATGGCTGCGGCAAGGCTTAATATTCCTACAATCTTTGTCAGCGGAGGCCCTATGCTGGCAGGAAGGGTAAAAGGTAAAAAAACCAGTTTATCCAGTATGTTCGAGGCTGTAGGAGCTTATAGTGCCGGTAAAATGACAGCGGAGGAAGTAGAGGAATACGAGAACAAGGTATGTGCTTCTTGCGGATCCTGTTCGGGAATGTATACCGCAAACTCCATGAACTGCCTGACTGAGGCAATCGGCATGGGACTTAAGGGTAACGGAACCATACCGGCAGTATATTCAGAAAGAATCCGTCTGGCAAAACAGGCCGGCATGAAGATTATGGAGCTGCTTGAAAAAGATATTCGTCCAAGGGATATTATGACTAAGGAGGCCTTCTTAAATGCACTTACCGTAGATATGGCCCTTGGCTGTTCTACCAATACCATGCTTCATCTGCCTGCTATTGCCCACGAAGTAGGAATTGATTTAAATCTTGATATAGCCAATGAAATAAGTGCTAAGACTCCTAATCTATGTCATCTTGCCCCTGCCGGTCCTACTTATATGGAGGATTTAAATGAAGCCGGCGGCGTATATGCAGTAATGAATGAATTAAATAAGAAGGGACTTATACATACAGATTTAATTACCGTAACAGGAAAAACCGTAGGTGAGAATATTAATAACTGTATAAATTATGATCCTGAGGTAATCAGACCTATTGATAACCCTTACAGCCAAACCGGAGGCATCGCAGTACTTAAAGGTAATCTGGCCCCTGATAGCGGAGTGGTTAAGCGTTCTGCGGTAGCACCGGAGATGTTAAAACATGAAGGACCTGCCAGGGTATTTGACTGTGAAGAGGATGCTGTTGAAGCTATATTAGGAGGAAAGATAAATCCCGGGGATGTAGTGGTTATCCGTTATGAAGGACCCAAAGGGGGACCGGGAATGAGAGAAATGCTAAATCCCACCAGCGCAATTATGGGTATGGGTCTAGGTTCTAGTGTGGCACTTATAACCGACGGACGTTTCTCAGGAGCTTCTAGGGGAGCTTGTATAGGCCACGTATCTCCTGAAGCTGCAGTGGGCGGCAATATTGCCCTGGTTGAAGAAGGAGATATTATAAGCATAGATATAGAAAATAATGCCCTTAATTTCCTTGTATCAGATGAAGAACTAGAAAGAAGAAGAGCAAATTGGCAACCCCGTAAACCAAAGATTACTACAGGATATCTGGCCCGTTATACGGCTATGGTTACCTCCGGTAACCGCGGTGCTATCCTAGAAGTACCTAAGACTGATTGA